The following coding sequences are from one Lolium rigidum isolate FL_2022 chromosome 6, APGP_CSIRO_Lrig_0.1, whole genome shotgun sequence window:
- the LOC124664272 gene encoding F-box protein SKIP19-like: MAYSDRSSYNCTVATAELAAGEGYRSMDAALPPVLEEEPPARDWSLLPLDVLSSVFVRVGAVDVLMGAGLMCRSWLQAAMVPDVWRVVDIESREHILWSKKFCTVDMMIRAAIDRSDGQLQVFVGRLFGSVELVKYIVERSPSLRKLRLVLCFIDIFIRPRVPVGVRLASVIRESPLRELRCLEFESGDLTAGELTAILENCPVLEVLTVRKSVWMNDEEEHELRARFHGIKTMTIERLDCGGTTYSENDYGYSDYIDY; encoded by the exons ATGGCATACAGTGATAGATCGAGCTACAATTGCACCGTCGCCACGGCGGAACTTGCTGCCGGAGAAG GATATCGATCAATGGACGCTGCGCTGCCGCCCGTGCTAGAGGAGGAACCGCCAGCAAGGGACTGGTCGCTGCTGCCCCTCGACGTGCTCTCTTCCGTCTTCGTCAGGGTAGGCGCGGTCGACGTCCTCATGGGCGCCGGCCTCATGTGCCGCTCGTGGCTCCAGGCGGCGATGGTGCCAGACGTGTGGCGTGTCGTGGACATCGAGAGCCGTGAGCACATCCTGTGGTCGAAGAAATTCTGtacagtggacatgatgattaggGCGGCCATCGACCGTTCCGATGGACAGCTTCAGGTGTTCGTCGGGAGGCTGTTTGGCTCCGTCGAGCTCGTCAAGTATATCGTGGAAAG GTCACCCTCGCTCAGGAAACTTCGGCTTGTATTGTGCTTTATCGACATCTTCATCAGACCACGCGTCCCCGTCGGTGTGCGACTCGCCAGTGTCATAAGAGAGTCACCTCTAAGGGAGCTCCGTTGCCTTGAATTTGAAAGCGGTGACCTCACTGCGGGAGAACTGACCGCCATCCTTGAGAACTGTCCTGTCCTGGAGGTTCTTACGGTGCGCAAGAGCGTATGGATGAACGACGAAGAAGAGCATGAACTGCGGGCGAGATTTCACGGGATCAAGACCATGACGATCGAGCGTCTTGATTGCGGGGGTACTACTTATTCTGAGAACGATTACGGGTACAGTGACTACATTGATTATTGA